The Sorangiineae bacterium MSr11954 DNA segment ACGGCCTGAAACTCGAGCGCCAATCGCAGGAGGAAGGCAAAACGCCCCAGGCCTTCGTCGACGAAATGGCCGAGCGCTTCCGGCAGGCGTGGCCGGTCCTCGACATCGAGACGGACGATTTCATCCGCACCACCGAAGCCCGCCACAAGCAGTTCGTGCAGGATCTCTGGCGCCGCATCGAGGAGCGCGGGGATCTCTACGAGGGGGAGTACGAGGACTGGTACTGCGTCGGCTGCGAGTCGTACAAGACGGAGAAGGAGCTCCTGCCGGGCAACCTCTGTCCGATTCACAATAAGCCGGTAGAGCGCCTCAAAGAGAAGACGTTCTTCTTCCGCCTCTCGCGCTGGGAGAAGCCGCTGCTCGAGTTCTACGAGCGCAACCCGAGCTTCGTGGAGCCCGCGACCCGCCGCAACGAGGTCATTAGCTTCGTCTCCAGCGGCCTGCGCGATCTGAGCGTCTCGCGCACCAGCTTCACCTGGGGCATCCCCGTCCCCGGCCGGCCCGAGCACGTGATGTACGTGTGGTTCGACGCGCTCACCAACTACCTCACGGCCCTCGGCCGCGAAGGCGATCCGCTCCGCCGTCACTGGCCGCCGAACGGGCGCGCGGTGCACGTGGTGGGCAAAGACATCCTGCGCTTCCACGCCATTTATTGGCCCGCGTTTCTGCTGGCCGCGGGCTTCAGCGAGAAGGAGCTGCCGAGCCAAGTCTTCGCCCACGGCTTCCTCACCGTGGACGGGCAAAAGATGAGCAAATCGCTCCGCAACGCCGTCGACCCGCTCCGCCTGGCGCGCGAGCTGGGCGCGGACACGTTGCGCTATTACCTTTTGCGCGCCATCGCCTTCGGGCAAGACGGCGACTTCTCGCACACGGCGCTGGTCGAGCGTTACAACGCGGACCTGGGGAAGAACCTGGGCAACCTCTTGAGCCGCACCCTGGGGCTCTGCGTGAAGTTCTCCGATGGCAAGACGCCGCCGATTGGAGAGCTCGGACCGCTGGAGCGCGAGCTCGCCGCCACCGCCGAGCAATGCTTCGCCAACGCGCGCTCCGCCTGGGACGAGCTCGCGCCGCATCGCGCGCTCGAGGCCACGTGGGCGCTCTCGTCCGCGGCCAACACGTATGTCGACCGCGCCGCCCCCTGGGCTTCGGCCAAGGCCGGCGACACCGCGCGCACGCACACCATCCTGGGCACCTTGCTCGAGGTGCTTCGCCAACTCAGCGTCATGATTTGGCCCGCGATGCCGCGAAAGAGCGATGGGCTGCGCGCCCAGCTCGGGCTCGCACCGCTCGCGCCGCACGCGGGCGACGCGATTTGGCCCAAGGCGCTCGCACCGCGCCCGGCCGGCGAGGCGCTAGCCCTCGGCGCGCCGCTCTTTCCGACCATCGACAAAGATGCGGAGCAGGCGTTGCTCGAAAAGCTGGCGCCGCACGTTCGCCAGGCGGAAGCGGCGGCCGCGGCGCCTGCACCCCAACCCTCCCCCGAGGGCGGAGCGGGCAAAAGCGCGGAGCCGGAGGCTGCGTCGGCGCCGATCAACTACGACACGTTCCTCGGGGTGGACCTGCGCGTGGGGTACGTGAAGACGTGCGAGAAGGTCCCGCGCAAGGACAAGCTCCTGCGCCTCTCGGTCGACCTCGGCGAGCCGGGGCCGCGGACGATCATCGCGGGCCTGGCCCTGAGCTTCAAGCCGGAGGATCTGGTCGGGCGCAAGGTCATCGTGGTCTCCAACTTGGAGCCGCGCGACTTCGGCAAGGGCCTGGTCTCGCAGGGGATGCTCCTCGCCACGGGCCCCAGCGAAGCGCTGCACCTCGCGACCGTCGAGGGCGACCCACCGCCGGGCTCGCGCCTCAAGTAGCCCCGAGGCGCCGCCGGCCGCGGGCGGCGGCGCTACGCGATCCGCCCGTGAAGCAGCGGCTGCGCGGGCGGCGCCGCATCCCCGATGGAAAACGCGGCGCGCACCCGCTCGGCGGTGAGCGCCGCGTCGCCCTTGGAGCGGACGTACAGCTTCGCCAGCTCGGTGCCGGCGGACACCTTCGCGCCGGGCTTCGCCTCGACGGAGATGCCCACCGCCGGATCGATGGCTTGATCGGTACGCGTGCGCCCCGCGCCCATCGCGACCGCCGACAGCCCGATCTCGAGCGCATCGATCGCCGTCACGAACCCCGCGCGATCGGCGGTGATCGGCACCTCGACCGCCGCCACCTCGAGCCGCGACGGATCGGCCACCACCCGCGGATCGCCGTGCTGCGCGGCCACCATCTTTTCCATCACCGCCACCGCGCGCCCGCTCGAAATGGCCGCCTCGAGCGATTTGCGCGCCTCGTCCGCGTTCGCCGCCTTTCCGCCGAGCACCAACATCTCCGCGCCGAGGAGCAAGGTGCACTCGCGCAGATCCTCGGGCCCGCGACCGTGCAGGATCTCGAACGCCTCGCGCGTCTCGTTGGCGTTGCCCACGGCGTTGCCGAGCGGCGTGTTCATATCGGTCAGCAGCGCCACCACCTTCTTGCCGGCGCGCGTCCCCACACGCACCAGCGCCTCGGCGAGCGCGCGCGCCTGCGCCTCCGTCTTCATGAAGGCGCCGCGACCCACCTTCACGTCGAGCACCAGCGCGTCGATCCCTTCGGCCAGCTTCTTCGACAGGATCGAGGCCACGATCAGCGGGATCGACTCCACCGTGGCGGTGACGTCGCGCAAGGCGTAGATGCGCTTGTCGGCGGGCGCGATCTCCTTCGTCTGCCCGATCATGCAGGTGCCGACGTCTTTGACGATGCGCGCGAAGGCGGACACCTCCAGATCGGTGCGAAACCCGGGGATGGCCTCCAGCTTGTCCAACGTCCCGCCGGAGTGACCGAGCCCCCGGCCGCTCACCATGGGCACCGGCACGCCACACGCGGCCACCAGCGGCGCCAGACAGATCGAGACCTTGTCGCCGACGCCCCCCGTGGAGTGCTTGTCGACCTTCACGCCGGGCACCTCGGAGAGGTCGAGCACCTGCCCCGACTCGAGCATCGCCTGCGTCAGCGCCACGGTCTCGAGGTCGCCCAGGCCGCGGAAGAAGACGGCCATGAGAAAGGCGGCCATCTGGTAGTCGGCCAAGCTGCCATCGAGGAGGGACGCGATCACGCGCTTGATCTCGTCCGCGGAGAGCTCGACTCCGTCGCGCTTGGCGGAGATCAGTTCGACCAGGCTTCGTTTCATGGGATGGCCCGAACGTTAGCCGAAATCGCCTACAATCGAGGCCCCGATGCGCTCGGTCACTCTTTTTCGGCTTCTCCCCGCGCTCCTGACCCTCGTTTGCGCGGCATCCGCCGTTTGCATGGCGTCCGCGCAGCCCCGGCCCGATCCCAAGCCGGAGCCCAAACCCGCCGCCGACTTTCCGCTCCAAGCGTGGATGAAGGCGAACACCGCCCCCGCCATGGAGCGCGCCGATCTCACCGCCCTGGCGAGCGCGCTCGATCGAGTCGCCGCCTTCGCCCCGCCCAGGGATTACCCGAACTGGGCGTCAATCGCGCGCGATGGCGCCAACGCGGCGCGCACCGGCCAGCTCGAACCGGTCAAGGCCGCGTGCCGCTCGTGCCACGGCCAATACCGAATGAAGTACAAGACCGAGCTGCGCATCCGCCCCATCCCGCCCTCGCATTCCTGAGACGAACTCTCTTCGACGAAGAAAGCGCACCCCGACGCCACCATGCCGGTCATCCCGAAGCCGAAGCTCCCGCGCCGCGGCCGTCCCACGGGGCGATTCACCCAGTTTCGCCGCCTCGATCGGCTCCGTGAGGTCCTCGAGTCGCACCCCAGCGGCCTCGCCCTCGATCAGATCGCCGGCATGCTGCACGTGACCACGCGCTCCGTGCGCCGCTACCTGGCGGAGCTCGAACGGGTCACGCAGCTGGAGTCGGTGCCCACGTCCCCGGGTGGCGCGCATCTGTGGCGCATCAAGCCGAGTGAGCGCGGTCGTGCGCTGCTCTTGCGGCGAACGCAAGCCTACGGCCTCCTCGCCACCCGGCGCATCTTCGACATGATGCGCGGCTCCGCGTTCTTCGACGAGCTGCAGCTGGTCACCCGGCAGTTGCTCCTGCTCGCCCAGCGCCCGGCCGCGCGCGCCGGCGTTCGCGGTGAGATCCGCAGCGATCAGCGCCTCGAGGATCGCCTTCTGTACTTGCCGCCCCCTCCCCACAACTATGCGCAGCGCGGCGAGGAGCTCGACGGCCTGTTTCAAGCGGTGGCCGATCTTCGCGCCACCACCTTCCGCTACCGGCCCAAGCGCGACGCCGCCGTCGAGCGCATCACCTTGCACCCGTTTGCGCTCGTTCTTCATCGCGGCGCCATCCACTCGAT contains these protein-coding regions:
- the metG gene encoding methionine--tRNA ligase — encoded protein: MNRFYVTTPIYYVNDIPHVGTAYTTIVVDALRRFHLLLGDESRMLTGTDEHGLKLERQSQEEGKTPQAFVDEMAERFRQAWPVLDIETDDFIRTTEARHKQFVQDLWRRIEERGDLYEGEYEDWYCVGCESYKTEKELLPGNLCPIHNKPVERLKEKTFFFRLSRWEKPLLEFYERNPSFVEPATRRNEVISFVSSGLRDLSVSRTSFTWGIPVPGRPEHVMYVWFDALTNYLTALGREGDPLRRHWPPNGRAVHVVGKDILRFHAIYWPAFLLAAGFSEKELPSQVFAHGFLTVDGQKMSKSLRNAVDPLRLARELGADTLRYYLLRAIAFGQDGDFSHTALVERYNADLGKNLGNLLSRTLGLCVKFSDGKTPPIGELGPLERELAATAEQCFANARSAWDELAPHRALEATWALSSAANTYVDRAAPWASAKAGDTARTHTILGTLLEVLRQLSVMIWPAMPRKSDGLRAQLGLAPLAPHAGDAIWPKALAPRPAGEALALGAPLFPTIDKDAEQALLEKLAPHVRQAEAAAAAPAPQPSPEGGAGKSAEPEAASAPINYDTFLGVDLRVGYVKTCEKVPRKDKLLRLSVDLGEPGPRTIIAGLALSFKPEDLVGRKVIVVSNLEPRDFGKGLVSQGMLLATGPSEALHLATVEGDPPPGSRLK
- a CDS encoding thymidine phosphorylase; translated protein: MKRSLVELISAKRDGVELSADEIKRVIASLLDGSLADYQMAAFLMAVFFRGLGDLETVALTQAMLESGQVLDLSEVPGVKVDKHSTGGVGDKVSICLAPLVAACGVPVPMVSGRGLGHSGGTLDKLEAIPGFRTDLEVSAFARIVKDVGTCMIGQTKEIAPADKRIYALRDVTATVESIPLIVASILSKKLAEGIDALVLDVKVGRGAFMKTEAQARALAEALVRVGTRAGKKVVALLTDMNTPLGNAVGNANETREAFEILHGRGPEDLRECTLLLGAEMLVLGGKAANADEARKSLEAAISSGRAVAVMEKMVAAQHGDPRVVADPSRLEVAAVEVPITADRAGFVTAIDALEIGLSAVAMGAGRTRTDQAIDPAVGISVEAKPGAKVSAGTELAKLYVRSKGDAALTAERVRAAFSIGDAAPPAQPLLHGRIA
- a CDS encoding WYL domain-containing protein, with protein sequence MPVIPKPKLPRRGRPTGRFTQFRRLDRLREVLESHPSGLALDQIAGMLHVTTRSVRRYLAELERVTQLESVPTSPGGAHLWRIKPSERGRALLLRRTQAYGLLATRRIFDMMRGSAFFDELQLVTRQLLLLAQRPAARAGVRGEIRSDQRLEDRLLYLPPPPHNYAQRGEELDGLFQAVADLRATTFRYRPKRDAAVERITLHPFALVLHRGAIHSIGRVARGPERSVNHAPDARSLPRPALNGNGDGLGVFVFDRMHDLTILEEHFTLPESFHVEEFLEGEFGIASSPRKTRVLIEFDAKIADEIRARKVHPTQRLATAPDGRVRLSMTVAHLDEVRRWILGFGPSARVLEPGELIEDVRESLRATLERY